Part of the Haloterrigena salifodinae genome, GAGTCGATTGTCGAGGAACTCGAGCGCTGGGGAAGATCGACGTCAGGATCGAGACAGCTGCACAGCACTACGCGGACAATCCGAACATCCCGCACAAGTTCGTGGATCCCGATGACGTCGGCGTCGTCGCGTACTACCGCGACCTTGAGGCGCACTCGAGCGAACAATTGGCGATCGCGTGCGATCAGTGGGAGACCCAGTGCGAGAACGCCCGCTCGATAGCACTTTGGGTGCGTCGTGTCCGCCTCGCCGATCGGTGCGGCGTCGAGACCGCCTGGGATATCGACGAGGTTGCCCAACTGCCGCCGGCCGGGCCTCGAGGGCGGCAGAAGGCGAAGATACGGCAGAGGATGAGAACGGTAACGGTCTCGATGAGTAACAACGCCGAGAGTCGCGAATAACCACCTGAGGATCCGTTCGAGCAACTCGAGGGCTATCTCAGTCCTCCTAGAAGACGTCAAAGAACGCGTTGGCCGGTATATCGACCCATTGACTGGCGAGCGGGCCAATATCGGTATAGCAATCTTGTCCTCCTTGCTGAACTCCATCTCTTCGAGGACCAACTCGGTCGCGTCCCCACAAGTACTGATCTCAAAGGACATAGCAAGATCTCGCTCGGCGTTTATCGAGACCGATTCGGGTCGTATCCTCGGCCCCTCGAAGCTGCCGGCTTTGAACCAGAATTCGTCAGCGCACAAGAGAAGGCTCGCTACCTACGAGAGTACGAAGAATTAGTCTATCTAGATGGATTTCTCTACAGCCTGCTTGCTTAGGCTACCTAATTAGGCTATCCGGTTAGGCCATGGGAGATAACTCCGGTATGGCGCGAGGCAGGATAGATAGACAACTGATTAGATCGGTCGATTAGGCTAACCAATTAGGTTAGTCGATACGTCTGACGGGGTACTATAACTGATTAGTCCATCTGAACAATCATGCTTACGTACACAACGTACTCTGAAGCCGGCGGCGTCGGAAAGACGACGATCGCCGCGAGCTTAGCCGACGAGCACGCACGCGCCGGCCAGGACGTCCTGATGGTTGACCTCGACCCGCAATACGGATCGCTCACCCACCTTCTCGGCGTCGATGCACCGCGAAACGACGGTAGCGCCGACAACCTCACTCGGCACTTGATCGACCGGCCGAAGGGAGACTTTGAGGAACTCATCCTCGAGACCCGGTATGACTTCGATCTCGTTCCGAGCCACAACATGATGGAACGGCTAGGTGACCTGCTCGCTCGTGCGGAGCAGATGGCGCAGGATCTCGACGAGGAGTTCGACCCAAACGACCAGCTGCGTCAGGTTCTCCTTGAGGCGGGGATCCCGAAGCAGTATGACACGCTAGTCGTCGATCCGCCGGCGACTGCGGGCCCACATCTCTACAACGCGGTGAACGCGACGCGGTCGCTGGTCATCCCGATCGAGCCGACAGGGAAAGGGATGCAAAGCGTCCTCGGCCTTGAGGAACTCGTTGACGGCCTCGAGGAGCAGATCGAGGCCGAGGTCGGCGTCCTGGCAGCGGTCCCGAACGGCGTCGGTCGGACGTCAGACCAGCAGGAGTACCTCGAGGAGATCCGCGACCGTGGTTATCCCGCGCCGGTCGCGCTCCGGCGCCGGGCGTCGCTGTTCGAGGGCTGCTGGAAGGAGCAGTGCACGCCTCGCTACTACGTTGCTCACCACCGTGACCGGAAGCGCGATCACGAGATGGAAACGCTCGAGAAACTCTCTCAGCTGGCCGAGTCGATAACCGAGGTGGCTGGGGCATGAAGGAAGGCGCTGGCGACGATCCCTTTGCGGACGCAGCGCCCGAGCCAAATGAGGCGGATGAAGAGGTCGACGATTACGACGAAGACCAGGAGGATGACGTCGAAGATCTCGAGACAGTCGGTGTGAGCTCGAGCAACGAACTGGAGGCGATCAGCGACTCGGACAGTGTTGCCCCCACGTTGCCGCAGAACGGTCGCGACGACTCCGGTGTTCCGTGGGTCTACACGCGGTCGAACGTCAAGGACAGCCGCGACATGGTTCAGTTCTATCTTCGGGAGGCCGTCCAAAACGCTGAGGGCGATCTCGTCGACGTGGCTAGCGATCACCTCAGGGCCGATGTCTCGAAGACGGACGTCCGCGAGGCCGCGTACGTCGCAGCGATGCGTCGGCCGGAGATCGTTGTCGAGGAACTTGAGCGGTGGGGATTCGAGGCTAGCGAGTAGCCTCCGATTCGAGAATCAACTCTATCGCGCTGCTGGATTAGAAGGTCCAGTCCCGTGTTGTCGTTACTCGGCGGATCCTCAGCAAGCGTGTACGTAGTAGTTCCGCTCAACTGCTTCTCCACGTAACCGGTAGTGTCTAGTCAACGAGCGAGCAGTTCTTGGAGTTGGCTGTCATGCACACCAAGAACCGCTCACCGTTACGCTCGAACCCGATCCGCTTGACTATTGGGCTGAGGAAAGCACCGCGAGCGCTCTGAGGGCGCTCGCGGTACGGCTTCATGCGTCAGGACTTTCGCTTCGTGAGACGGTTGCTGCTCTCGAAACGTTTGGCGTCACTCGGTCACATCAAGCGGTGTTTCAGTGGGTGCATCGGGTTGCAGAGGAGACCCCGAACCCGCCGACGGCGAAGCCGTCGCGGGTCGCCGTCGACGAAACGACAGTAACAATCGGAACCGAGCGACATGGCTGTACGCCGCGATCGACGTCGAAACGAAACTCCTGCTGGATATCTGGATTTTCCCTCGACGAGGAACGGATCCAGCGGCCGAGTTTCTCGGCCGACTGGCCGAGAAACACGACCTCTCGGGGGCGACCTTGTCGGCGGAATGGGTTATCTGACCGCGCTCGCGCGGCGTGATCTACGCGGTCACCTGGATTACGTCGAACGAAATTTGATCGAGAAATAGTTCCAGACACTGGTGATGCGAATCGACCGGTTCCATCAGATGTGGATGGGGCGAGCCAGCGCTCAGCGCTGGCTCACCGCCTTCGTCTACTATTACAATACACAGCGACCGAATCAGGCGCTCGATAACCGCACTCCCGCCAAGGAAGTGATAAACGGATGGCTAGACACTACCGTGCCGGAAAAGTTATAATATCTCTCTCACCACATATTTGCAGATGAATTGGAATCCAAGCAGGGATCGCTATAACTACGAGCACCGAAGCGACTCAGCGTTCCAAGTTGGCGAGTCAATGCCAGGGACCGTCGGAGATTCAAAAGGAACCGTTCATGACCGGCAAGGTGACCAGCCTGCTATTGACCTCAACAAAGTTGAGAAGGTGAGCGTCCCTGGTGGCAAAGCTAAGCACAAAGTGAAAGCGGAGGAAACGGAATCACCTTCGGACCTCCTTGGTGAATGTCTCAGCGTCAAAATCGAGGGTAAACAGAATGGAACACCGTACGCAGTTTGCAACGATCACCAGATCCTAGTTCCAAACAGCACAGTTGGTAATACTGTCATGGTCACCGTCAAAGAACAGAACGGCCAACTGACCGGCCAGAAATTCCAACTCAAACTCTAAGCGACCACGAACTATTCATCCTTCAGTACCCCTTCCCCTCCACGAGATTGATATCCACTCACCTTTAGGGGTTCAATCCCATTTACCGTCTTATAACCAGATACAACAATAATCCATAATGACAGACCTTCTGTACCACGCTATCAAGGCACACGAACCCAAACATTCCCAACTTACCGCCTACAACCGTCTGGAGTTCCTGCTACCAGACAGCACCGAATCGTACGACATCGATGGGAGTGAAATCATAGAAAAGATAAAAGAACTCACTGAGGAAACGTCAGGTCCTCTCAAAATCCCCCTCCATGAACCCAATAGCGCGGAATTATCTGGGGAGCACGTCGAGTTGGAGGAAGCTCTGATGGGTGACTTCCTCGTTTACAGGAACCCGTCGCGAGGAAAGGGAACGTCGCAAGGAAAAGCCCGCGAATCGGTACGAACCATCTACAAGACACGGATTGGACAACGTCTTCGCTTCTGGTCAGACAACTACGAACCGCCATCCACGCCGAGTTATGCCATCGAACCTTCCACGATCATTGACGAAGATAGTCCTCCTCAAGCGACCCCAGTAAGTCCTCACTCCAAAGAGAAGGAAAACAAGTGGTTTAGAGAACTGGAAGACTTCGTGAACACACTTGAAAGTCAAAGCCGTGAAGAGAATAAGGAGGCATACCGGAGACAGCAGTTCTATCAATACGCAGATAAACACGGCGGAATACCAGAAGCCGTCTCGCTAGGCCGTCACGACCACCCAGATATCGGTGAAGTCTACGAGTTCGTCATCCCAGCTGAAGACGAAGACGATCCTGAGCCTATTGACCCTGTTGATGAGTTCGACCTATATCCTGAGATGGAGGTGTTGATTGATCCACTGGGTGAATCCCAGCAGGGTAGTGAATTGGCCTCGGCGATACGAGCCAAATTCGAATACTGGGACACAGATGACCGAATGATTGCATTCTCGACATTTGATACTGGCTCTAAGAGTACAGACTATGTTCTAACCGATGATTCAGAAGTCTTTCAGATCGTAGGCCTACTCAATCGAGTCCCATTTAACCGTGAGAGAGAAGCTATCAAGACCAGTCAACAGGATTCTAGACGAAACAACATTCTGCTAGGGAAAACTACTCTGGACTTCACTTCCAAGTATTCCCTCAAAGTCCAAAACCTGACAGTCTGTGACGAGGACAGCGACGGTGAGACGACTCGTGAGCGATTCTATGACCCAGGAAGTGATGATCCTGTTGTTGGTGGTGTGAAACTCAATGAATTCCAAGCTGAAGCTGCTGAACGTGCTCTCCGAGCAAAGCACGTCTACTGTATCCACGGTCCACCGGGGACAGGGAAAACTCGTACACTGAATGCGATTACGCGACAAGTCGTCGCCGAAGGTGGAAGAGTTCTCGTCTGCGCTCACAGTAATTCAGCCGTCGATAATCTTCTCGTTGGGGATTCCACTCTCGAGAGCATAGAAACTGGGAGCCTTCACGAACTGGCACAAGATCCAACATGGAACCTTGATGTTTCAATCGCCCGGGCCGGGTCTGGATGTGAGAACAAAGTTGTGGACAAGCACTATGTGGGGGAAAAGCCAGGGAATGCGAATATCGTTGCCACAACTGCAAGCGCCGCTGCAGACTTCGATAAAGACGAGTTCGATATCGCGATCATTGACGAAGCAACTCAGGCAAATATTCCATCGTCATTGATCCCATACGTCTGTTCAGAGAAGATAGTCCTCGCAGGCGATCACAAGCAACTTCCCCCATACAAAAGTACCGAGGCTGAAGAACGCCCGATCCGGGTATCGCTGTTCGAGCATTTCCTCGCTATCTACGATTCGGGCGTTCGAACAATGCTCCGGCGTCAATACCGGATGAATGAAGAAATCGCTGAGTTCCCCTCTACGACTTTCTACGGTGGGGAATTGCAGA contains:
- a CDS encoding homing endonuclease associated repeat-containing protein, whose protein sequence is MDWRAGQYRYSNLVLLAELHLFEDQLGRVPTSTDLKGHSKISLGVYRDRFGSYPRPLEAAGFEPEFVSAQEKARYLREYEELVYLDGFLYSLLA
- a CDS encoding ParA family protein codes for the protein MLTYTTYSEAGGVGKTTIAASLADEHARAGQDVLMVDLDPQYGSLTHLLGVDAPRNDGSADNLTRHLIDRPKGDFEELILETRYDFDLVPSHNMMERLGDLLARAEQMAQDLDEEFDPNDQLRQVLLEAGIPKQYDTLVVDPPATAGPHLYNAVNATRSLVIPIEPTGKGMQSVLGLEELVDGLEEQIEAEVGVLAAVPNGVGRTSDQQEYLEEIRDRGYPAPVALRRRASLFEGCWKEQCTPRYYVAHHRDRKRDHEMETLEKLSQLAESITEVAGA
- a CDS encoding DEAD/DEAH box helicase, whose protein sequence is MTDLLYHAIKAHEPKHSQLTAYNRLEFLLPDSTESYDIDGSEIIEKIKELTEETSGPLKIPLHEPNSAELSGEHVELEEALMGDFLVYRNPSRGKGTSQGKARESVRTIYKTRIGQRLRFWSDNYEPPSTPSYAIEPSTIIDEDSPPQATPVSPHSKEKENKWFRELEDFVNTLESQSREENKEAYRRQQFYQYADKHGGIPEAVSLGRHDHPDIGEVYEFVIPAEDEDDPEPIDPVDEFDLYPEMEVLIDPLGESQQGSELASAIRAKFEYWDTDDRMIAFSTFDTGSKSTDYVLTDDSEVFQIVGLLNRVPFNREREAIKTSQQDSRRNNILLGKTTLDFTSKYSLKVQNLTVCDEDSDGETTRERFYDPGSDDPVVGGVKLNEFQAEAAERALRAKHVYCIHGPPGTGKTRTLNAITRQVVAEGGRVLVCAHSNSAVDNLLVGDSTLESIETGSLHELAQDPTWNLDVSIARAGSGCENKVVDKHYVGEKPGNANIVATTASAAADFDKDEFDIAIIDEATQANIPSSLIPYVCSEKIVLAGDHKQLPPYKSTEAEERPIRVSLFEHFLAIYDSGVRTMLRRQYRMNEEIAEFPSTTFYGGELQTDEINRMWTVPDEPPLMGINVNGEEEDAGVSKKNSREAKVVAKRVKDLREKGVPMGCIGIITTYRGQIDTIQDILDEYIEESTRFVTIDTIDSFQGSEREAIIVSFVRSNDTGESGFLTFPEEGPRRLNVALTRAKKHLTLVGDFETLGKTPHYKNADNDCSDVYLALAESLRNREMMVEPSKQVKSD